Proteins encoded in a region of the Maridesulfovibrio bastinii DSM 16055 genome:
- a CDS encoding DUF6694 family lipoprotein: MTKTSLKTILLSCLVLLSLLVAGCSSGPSIDGSSEASFKKSMQVIIDSLPKEKQQNFEQAVLGLLLSKTLKNGGDESKALDYLDGMTYDDVIEEMQKISKE, from the coding sequence ATGACCAAAACATCTTTGAAAACTATTCTTTTATCCTGCTTAGTCTTACTTTCCCTTCTCGTTGCAGGCTGCTCATCAGGACCGTCAATAGACGGATCATCAGAAGCCAGTTTCAAAAAATCAATGCAGGTAATTATTGATTCTCTGCCTAAAGAAAAACAGCAGAACTTTGAACAGGCAGTGCTTGGGTTGCTGCTCTCAAAAACACTCAAAAACGGTGGAGATGAATCTAAAGCCTTAGATTACTTGGATGGAATGACTTACGATGATGTAATAGAGGAAATGCAAAAAATAAGTAAAGAATAA
- a CDS encoding phenolic acid decarboxylase, which yields MKFEKEDLSGLLGKHLVYTYDNGWNYEIYVKNETTMDYRIHSGIVGNRWVRDQKVYMVQVADQVYKISWTEPTGTDVSLIANLADKIFHGTIFFPRWIINDPKKTVCFQNEHISEMEAFREAGPAYPTEVIDEFATITYIKDCGLNNEEVINCAASELPENFPENLK from the coding sequence ATGAAATTTGAAAAAGAAGATTTAAGCGGACTTTTGGGAAAACATCTGGTTTATACTTATGATAACGGTTGGAACTATGAAATATATGTTAAAAATGAAACCACTATGGATTACCGTATTCATAGTGGAATAGTGGGAAACCGCTGGGTTAGAGACCAGAAAGTCTACATGGTTCAGGTTGCAGATCAGGTCTACAAAATCTCATGGACCGAACCTACCGGAACCGATGTCAGCTTAATTGCGAATCTTGCTGATAAAATTTTTCACGGTACAATCTTTTTCCCACGCTGGATTATCAATGATCCCAAGAAAACCGTATGCTTTCAAAATGAACACATTTCAGAAATGGAAGCATTCAGAGAAGCCGGCCCCGCGTACCCTACTGAAGTAATAGATGAATTCGCGACAATAACTTATATCAAAGATTGCGGTCTTAATAATGAAGAAGTTATTAACTGCGCAGCAAGTGAATTGCCTGAGAACTTCCCTGAAAATTTAAAGTAG
- a CDS encoding LysR family transcriptional regulator, translated as MKTNLAQWQLLQAVVELGSYQKAAQKYHRTQSSVSYQLSMLQEGLDLQLLDIVGRKAQLTEAGRDLLAQAKILLDGMYALEAKAEAFRCGERARIDLVVDSIFPKAVLFKLLEDFHLEHPQTQIHLTETLRSESLNQLSEHTGDLYLIHLPESSQHLGKLILEIPFIAVACEGYGLLDLPQPLHERDLARFPLIRIVDRKTQKSPETETAENWSFTSVESAIEAVLHGFGYAWLPEPYILNYLQAGAMLKLPLQNGCRRMTSIYLVQDAALEHDAVMGDLINLLDNLSV; from the coding sequence ATGAAAACAAATCTTGCCCAGTGGCAATTGCTCCAAGCCGTAGTTGAACTTGGAAGCTATCAGAAAGCGGCCCAAAAATATCATCGTACTCAATCCTCGGTGAGCTACCAGCTATCAATGCTTCAGGAAGGACTCGATCTTCAATTGCTTGATATTGTCGGTAGGAAAGCACAGCTCACAGAGGCCGGTAGGGATTTGCTCGCACAGGCCAAAATTTTATTGGATGGAATGTATGCTCTGGAAGCAAAGGCAGAGGCTTTCAGGTGTGGAGAACGAGCCAGAATTGATCTGGTGGTTGATAGCATTTTCCCAAAAGCTGTATTGTTCAAGTTGCTTGAAGATTTTCATCTTGAACATCCCCAGACACAGATTCATCTGACAGAGACTTTGAGAAGTGAAAGTCTCAACCAGCTTTCAGAGCATACCGGCGATTTATATTTAATCCACCTCCCTGAATCTTCACAGCATCTTGGGAAACTAATTTTAGAGATTCCTTTTATTGCAGTTGCCTGCGAGGGGTACGGACTTTTAGATCTTCCACAACCTCTTCACGAACGTGATCTAGCTCGTTTTCCATTAATCAGGATTGTAGATAGAAAAACACAGAAAAGTCCTGAAACAGAAACAGCCGAAAACTGGTCATTCACATCAGTTGAATCAGCAATAGAGGCCGTATTGCACGGTTTCGGTTATGCATGGCTTCCAGAGCCTTACATTCTAAATTATCTGCAAGCTGGTGCTATGCTTAAACTCCCTTTACAAAATGGCTGCCGCCGGATGACTTCCATCTATCTGGTGCAGGATGCAGCTTTAGAACATGATGCTGTGATGGGGGATCTTATTAATCTGCTTGATAATCTTAGTGTCTGA
- a CDS encoding Crp/Fnr family transcriptional regulator gives MKFLDENLLDHLQRPEFKELLASLKTRSYQSGSLLCQPDGTDNQVFIVAHGRARVYLGYEDKEFNIGILSKGDIYSTHTRAFVQSLEEIEILSADVGTFRQKMLDDSEVAKAMIGVLGSMLKNSFTIIEGLVFEDVSSRLLKLFVNEATKHGSPYEEGGVVVKIDLSVEQIALLVGSTRQTVSKILNELFQKGLIKRLERGKYLIPDISELESFSGLRHG, from the coding sequence ATGAAATTTTTAGATGAAAACCTTCTGGACCATCTTCAGCGGCCTGAATTTAAGGAACTTTTAGCTTCACTTAAAACGCGAAGTTATCAATCAGGCTCTTTACTCTGTCAGCCGGATGGAACCGATAATCAGGTCTTCATCGTGGCTCATGGTCGAGCCAGAGTTTATCTTGGTTATGAAGATAAAGAATTTAATATTGGAATTTTATCCAAAGGTGACATTTATTCCACGCATACACGGGCATTTGTGCAGTCGCTCGAAGAAATAGAAATTCTTTCAGCCGATGTAGGAACTTTCCGGCAGAAGATGCTGGATGACTCAGAAGTTGCGAAAGCCATGATCGGTGTTCTTGGCAGCATGCTCAAAAACTCGTTCACTATTATTGAAGGTCTTGTTTTTGAAGATGTCAGCAGTCGACTGCTTAAACTTTTTGTAAACGAAGCCACAAAGCACGGTTCGCCTTACGAAGAAGGCGGAGTAGTGGTTAAAATTGATCTTTCAGTGGAACAGATAGCCCTTCTGGTCGGTTCTACACGTCAGACAGTGTCTAAAATCTTAAACGAACTTTTCCAGAAAGGGCTTATTAAAAGACTGGAACGCGGGAAGTATCTGATTCCTGATATTTCAGAACTCGAATCATTCTCCGGCTTGCGGCATGGGTGA
- a CDS encoding DUF3574 domain-containing protein, translated as MRIFFGLSRPDGGAVSLEQWQSFQDKEITRFFDGFNVVDSVGYYKGKAERSKIVTVIVSEDGIGKAEKLAKLYAVRFSQDSVMIVKVPVSECSFITAD; from the coding sequence TTGCGTATTTTTTTCGGTTTATCACGACCTGATGGAGGGGCTGTTTCACTAGAGCAATGGCAGTCTTTTCAGGATAAAGAGATAACCAGATTTTTTGACGGCTTTAATGTTGTCGACTCAGTTGGATACTATAAAGGTAAAGCTGAACGATCTAAAATTGTAACAGTCATTGTCAGTGAAGACGGGATCGGAAAAGCTGAAAAACTCGCAAAACTTTATGCGGTTCGTTTCAGTCAGGATTCAGTTATGATTGTTAAGGTCCCGGTTTCAGAATGCAGTTTTATTACTGCTGATTAA
- the ybaK gene encoding Cys-tRNA(Pro) deacylase yields MTPAINVAKKAKINFQIHEYEHDPDAESYGEEAAAKMGIAAERVFKTLVVARDEKELFVAVVPVSSRLDLKAFAKALGLKKVAMADKNIVHRVTGYVLGGCSPLGQKKRLKTVIDKSAQDYDSIFVSAGRRGLDIELNPDDLAGLTGAQFKKITVTK; encoded by the coding sequence ATGACTCCTGCTATTAATGTTGCCAAAAAAGCCAAAATAAATTTTCAGATACATGAATACGAGCATGACCCGGATGCAGAATCTTATGGTGAAGAAGCTGCTGCAAAAATGGGCATTGCCGCGGAAAGAGTTTTTAAAACCTTAGTTGTTGCCCGGGATGAGAAAGAGCTGTTTGTGGCAGTTGTTCCTGTTTCATCCAGACTTGACTTAAAGGCTTTTGCAAAGGCTTTAGGCCTTAAAAAGGTTGCTATGGCTGATAAAAATATTGTCCATAGAGTTACCGGGTATGTTCTCGGAGGGTGCAGCCCACTCGGGCAGAAGAAAAGATTGAAAACCGTGATTGATAAGTCCGCACAGGACTATGATTCTATTTTTGTAAGTGCCGGACGCAGAGGGCTGGATATTGAGCTTAACCCTGATGATCTTGCAGGATTAACCGGAGCACAGTTCAAAAAGATTACTGTTACAAAATAG
- a CDS encoding DUF6345 domain-containing protein produces the protein MDQIKFSKKNSPKVLPPSTKLTLLIIAVVFFSIKTCTAVAMAADKFPIAIVNLLLNEDTNLNYYLNDYQLELTDYKEAPLRPASPKYVLASNDGVNFEFRGKPGKTNYYFARVKGSNSTSQIAFYMVESSTPGLYRNPRPIRLSDKDSMGSSFDTIKFRDEDTLTTTISAAGEGVVASKSIMLDKGEFASCGISIFFSDATRVKNNMSELNWVNAGYQEFSNSAGNEANPDHIIMRNFIKEAGDNTDANGEADFLHFTSHGDHDGRLVDNDSPWGEDIIIRPSEINTDQDMNSDIEWVFINACSTLDQDDTGLENWMGVLKGTIHPVHGLLGFYEPVSADLSVEIDSFFSRLGSSESPETYLNAFFNAMTSGSSDEPCAMVAHVENIDDTLKVLTQDSSTSRYRYYWYNLASFIDKSKDDIIIETADGTSVASKVNLDSFDYKNIKSVILKQKKFSTYPDNYQQTKLKCGMVILNSGEKIANKNQDEFTALAKAEAALTGSFGPLPDDAYGPQSGSLKMQDFTWQDNYALRSDEIVDIARTFKYTHYINGIPVVGDMLAATISGNEVIKLKGNWHEYVSIAETSDITPENEKILAASAALDYALTGLKSETDVKAKNAGSPTLEEAELCYYGLQNDSEVKTYLPTWRFRFKENNKLKNVFVDAYSGEIHPDKEISEAFSRVD, from the coding sequence ATGGATCAAATCAAATTTTCTAAAAAAAACTCCCCAAAAGTATTGCCGCCTTCAACAAAATTAACTCTGCTTATTATTGCAGTCGTGTTTTTCTCCATCAAAACATGTACCGCAGTGGCCATGGCAGCGGATAAATTCCCTATAGCCATAGTAAACCTTCTACTTAATGAAGATACTAATCTTAACTACTACTTAAACGACTATCAGCTGGAATTGACCGATTACAAAGAAGCTCCTCTGCGCCCGGCATCACCAAAGTATGTTTTAGCCTCAAATGATGGAGTTAATTTTGAATTCAGGGGGAAACCCGGCAAAACAAATTATTATTTTGCAAGAGTAAAAGGCTCAAACTCAACATCGCAGATTGCTTTTTATATGGTTGAAAGCAGTACTCCAGGGCTTTACAGAAATCCTCGTCCCATAAGGCTTTCTGATAAGGATTCCATGGGAAGCTCTTTTGACACCATAAAATTCAGAGATGAAGATACACTGACCACAACAATCAGCGCAGCCGGAGAAGGCGTTGTCGCCTCAAAATCAATTATGCTGGACAAAGGGGAATTCGCTTCGTGCGGCATTAGTATCTTCTTTTCTGATGCAACCAGAGTAAAAAATAATATGTCTGAGCTGAACTGGGTAAATGCAGGGTATCAGGAATTCAGTAATTCAGCTGGGAATGAAGCTAATCCAGACCATATTATTATGCGAAACTTCATCAAAGAAGCAGGAGACAATACTGATGCCAACGGAGAAGCTGATTTTCTGCATTTTACCAGTCACGGCGATCACGATGGAAGACTGGTCGATAACGATTCACCCTGGGGAGAGGATATAATCATACGGCCATCAGAAATAAATACCGATCAGGATATGAACAGTGATATTGAGTGGGTCTTTATAAATGCATGCAGTACTCTTGATCAGGATGATACCGGACTTGAAAACTGGATGGGTGTTTTAAAAGGAACAATACATCCAGTTCACGGTCTGCTTGGATTTTATGAGCCGGTATCAGCCGACCTGTCAGTAGAAATTGATTCTTTCTTCTCCCGTTTAGGATCATCTGAATCTCCGGAAACATATCTTAACGCATTTTTTAATGCCATGACTTCAGGATCTTCAGACGAACCATGTGCAATGGTCGCGCATGTTGAAAATATCGACGACACCTTGAAAGTTCTTACTCAGGACTCCAGCACCAGCCGGTACAGATATTACTGGTACAATCTAGCTTCATTCATAGATAAATCTAAAGATGATATAATCATAGAAACAGCAGATGGAACTTCTGTTGCAAGTAAAGTGAATCTAGATTCTTTTGATTATAAAAATATAAAATCAGTAATATTAAAACAGAAGAAATTCTCCACTTATCCTGACAACTATCAGCAGACAAAACTCAAATGCGGAATGGTCATACTTAACAGCGGTGAAAAAATTGCCAACAAAAATCAAGACGAATTCACGGCTCTGGCAAAAGCAGAAGCAGCATTAACAGGTTCATTCGGTCCTTTGCCTGATGATGCATACGGGCCGCAGAGTGGCAGCCTGAAAATGCAGGATTTTACATGGCAGGACAATTACGCATTAAGGTCTGATGAGATAGTGGATATTGCCAGAACTTTTAAATACACGCATTACATAAATGGAATACCGGTGGTAGGCGATATGCTTGCGGCAACAATAAGCGGTAACGAGGTCATCAAATTAAAGGGAAACTGGCATGAATATGTATCCATTGCCGAAACTTCTGACATTACACCGGAGAATGAGAAGATTTTAGCGGCATCAGCTGCTCTTGATTATGCTCTGACAGGTTTAAAATCAGAAACAGACGTTAAAGCAAAAAATGCTGGCAGCCCTACCTTGGAAGAAGCGGAACTTTGTTATTATGGGCTCCAGAATGATAGTGAAGTAAAAACGTACCTGCCGACATGGCGTTTCAGGTTCAAGGAGAACAATAAGCTTAAGAATGTATTTGTTGACGCTTATTCAGGGGAAATACATCCTGATAAAGAAATCTCCGAAGCTTTCAGCAGAGTTGATTAA
- a CDS encoding methyltransferase domain-containing protein has protein sequence MAASSSPCYSCVVDNSPVFTWQCHIFISTLLHNCNVAADNIYIHTIDPSPTLLKYLDSAGVNIVSAQRFGDGKYCNKLAQFETGALKEAEHVFLCDCDLAFAQNIDELSRSNVVSGKIVDFPNPDVEILEHIFDKYECCHPELVDTYTGKSFKTNCNGGLYSIPRKYFEPLGEIWREFSLALLNDREVLELLGAKRIHIDQITFAMSIAKLDIPFSSLDDSYNFPVHVPKIKDKISEILGGDRPKVLHYHKKIDHCGNLLPFNVATVDASINAVNSTLMKEFNNKIFWDYRYAEHPSLGSGVGSRGDLKVIKRRILKALGIEKSASVLDVGCGDGEIVKGLEISAYSGIDMSLESLELIKKRIPAAKVFNFFEKEKADRAEVVVCLDVLLHQDNLKDYNELIRFIADKAEKRLIVSGYGAKESLDKSAMCRFYEELRTSLEKTGKFARIFKIAEYRNLDVLVAEKKDSLTHEALNPNDIKDEVVAGLLPSHEMSDLFLTCLAVSRNCFGWHTKQYSRAFEYPWVMAQFDTDLQGVSVAEFGAGISALPVLLSMRGADVYTYDHGKEVFLEEVAAKNEWGFFDYSVLDSGIVSKNKTLCSGDIPDESLDFWYSVSVIEHVPAVVRHDILQIMRASLKTGGRLILTIDLYKDSEDLWNYCNGKVIETIDEHGTVDSFLQELRAHGFEQISSHIQRMPASERIDVLYISACKGNVPDEVADVSCENCADEPESVENLAVSSAGDAGAASQISAGASLDTADGPIHSEQNFEDKVHKLHCVNETEHGKNIIEIVRRFFSSPNDLRSRLLAKWEQRVIERSHHFDKVWYLHTNEDVKAAGVDPIVHYVNYGWREGRDPSGIFSTNEYLAKYPELSSKNICPLVHFIRTGGYFNTDVDIDAIIPAQVLNLVSPVNFKSAYELGNKKTKGVPYAISYRSRGIEYTSLDMNALDGAVPVDLARPVDLPPKDIVMNIGTIEHVVDQEEAFRNVHVLAKSRMVHWVPLTDNHPDHGAWGYSFEFFKELARLNAYSIEKMYIENSFKHWNLVCCSLKKTVDTGRIFEWSGVLQEMLTYNENGTREVDYR, from the coding sequence ATGGCAGCCAGCTCTTCACCATGTTATTCCTGCGTTGTTGACAACTCTCCAGTATTTACATGGCAATGCCATATCTTTATCAGCACCTTGCTGCATAACTGCAATGTTGCTGCTGACAATATTTATATTCATACAATAGACCCTTCTCCGACTTTATTAAAATATCTTGATTCAGCAGGAGTAAACATTGTTTCTGCCCAACGTTTCGGAGACGGAAAATATTGTAACAAGCTGGCACAATTTGAAACCGGAGCCTTGAAAGAGGCCGAGCATGTTTTTCTATGTGACTGTGATCTTGCATTTGCTCAAAATATTGATGAACTGAGCCGTAGCAACGTCGTTTCCGGTAAAATCGTTGATTTCCCTAATCCTGATGTAGAAATTCTGGAGCATATTTTTGATAAATATGAGTGCTGTCATCCTGAGCTGGTCGACACCTATACAGGAAAATCATTTAAAACAAATTGCAATGGGGGATTATATAGTATTCCCCGAAAGTATTTTGAACCTTTGGGAGAAATTTGGCGTGAATTTTCGCTGGCCCTGCTGAATGACCGGGAGGTATTGGAATTACTTGGGGCCAAACGTATTCATATTGATCAGATTACCTTTGCAATGTCTATAGCAAAACTTGATATTCCATTTTCAAGCCTTGATGATAGCTATAATTTTCCTGTTCATGTTCCTAAAATAAAAGATAAAATCTCTGAAATACTTGGTGGTGACAGGCCAAAGGTACTGCATTACCATAAAAAGATTGATCATTGTGGCAACCTGCTGCCATTTAATGTCGCCACTGTAGACGCCAGTATCAATGCGGTGAATTCAACCCTGATGAAGGAATTCAATAATAAAATTTTTTGGGATTATAGATATGCAGAGCATCCCTCACTCGGCTCAGGTGTAGGTTCACGAGGTGATTTAAAAGTAATAAAGAGGCGAATTTTAAAAGCTCTGGGTATTGAAAAATCCGCTTCGGTTCTTGATGTCGGCTGTGGTGACGGAGAGATCGTTAAGGGGTTGGAGATTTCTGCTTACAGCGGCATTGATATGTCCTTAGAATCTTTGGAGCTGATTAAAAAAAGAATCCCTGCTGCAAAAGTATTCAATTTTTTTGAAAAGGAGAAAGCCGACAGGGCTGAGGTTGTGGTCTGCCTTGATGTTCTGCTGCATCAGGATAATCTGAAAGACTATAACGAGCTTATACGTTTTATTGCAGATAAAGCTGAAAAGCGTCTTATTGTCTCCGGCTACGGAGCTAAAGAAAGTCTCGATAAATCAGCCATGTGCAGATTTTATGAAGAGCTGCGAACCTCACTGGAAAAGACAGGAAAATTTGCCCGCATCTTTAAGATAGCTGAATACAGGAATCTTGATGTTCTTGTTGCTGAAAAAAAAGATTCACTAACTCATGAGGCTCTAAATCCCAATGATATAAAAGATGAAGTTGTTGCCGGTTTGCTTCCATCGCATGAGATGAGTGATCTTTTCCTTACATGTCTTGCTGTTTCAAGAAATTGTTTCGGCTGGCATACCAAACAGTATTCCCGTGCTTTTGAGTATCCATGGGTGATGGCACAATTCGATACTGATTTGCAGGGGGTCTCTGTAGCTGAATTCGGTGCCGGTATTTCAGCCCTGCCTGTTTTGTTATCCATGCGTGGTGCTGATGTTTATACTTATGATCACGGCAAAGAAGTTTTTCTTGAAGAAGTAGCAGCAAAAAATGAATGGGGCTTCTTTGATTATTCCGTACTTGATTCGGGTATAGTTTCAAAAAATAAAACCCTGTGCAGTGGCGATATCCCGGATGAGAGTCTGGACTTCTGGTATTCTGTCAGTGTTATTGAACATGTTCCAGCTGTAGTAAGACATGATATTTTACAGATAATGCGGGCCTCTTTGAAAACAGGAGGCCGACTTATTTTAACAATCGATTTGTATAAAGACAGCGAAGATCTTTGGAATTATTGTAACGGTAAAGTCATTGAAACTATAGATGAGCACGGCACTGTGGATTCTTTTCTGCAGGAGCTAAGAGCTCATGGGTTTGAGCAGATTAGCTCACATATTCAGAGAATGCCTGCCTCAGAGAGAATTGATGTTTTATATATTTCGGCATGCAAAGGGAATGTTCCCGATGAGGTAGCAGATGTATCCTGCGAAAATTGTGCTGATGAGCCTGAGTCAGTTGAAAATTTAGCGGTAAGCAGTGCTGGAGATGCAGGAGCAGCGTCTCAGATTTCAGCAGGTGCCTCGCTGGATACTGCTGATGGTCCTATTCATTCAGAACAAAATTTTGAAGATAAAGTGCATAAATTGCATTGTGTCAATGAAACTGAGCATGGAAAAAATATTATTGAAATAGTGAGAAGATTTTTCTCCTCGCCTAACGATTTAAGATCGAGACTGCTCGCAAAATGGGAACAAAGAGTTATTGAAAGGTCACATCATTTCGATAAGGTCTGGTATTTACACACAAATGAAGATGTCAAAGCTGCCGGTGTTGATCCAATTGTTCATTATGTAAATTATGGATGGCGTGAAGGACGCGATCCTTCAGGTATTTTTAGTACAAACGAATATCTTGCAAAGTATCCTGAACTTTCTTCAAAAAATATCTGCCCGTTAGTGCATTTCATCCGTACCGGGGGATATTTTAATACGGATGTAGATATAGATGCGATAATACCGGCACAGGTTCTTAATTTGGTTAGCCCGGTTAATTTCAAGAGTGCTTACGAATTAGGGAACAAGAAAACCAAAGGTGTTCCTTATGCCATATCTTATCGTTCCAGAGGTATTGAGTATACTTCTCTGGATATGAACGCTCTTGACGGAGCAGTGCCTGTTGATCTTGCCAGACCTGTAGATTTGCCACCAAAAGATATTGTTATGAATATCGGTACAATTGAACATGTCGTAGATCAGGAAGAAGCTTTTAGAAATGTGCATGTGCTTGCAAAGTCAAGGATGGTTCACTGGGTTCCTCTTACGGATAATCATCCTGATCATGGTGCATGGGGCTACAGTTTTGAATTCTTTAAGGAGCTTGCAAGGCTTAACGCTTATTCTATTGAAAAAATGTATATCGAGAATTCATTCAAACATTGGAATCTTGTGTGTTGCTCTCTTAAGAAAACTGTTGATACCGGCAGAATTTTTGAGTGGTCTGGTGTCCTGCAAGAAATGCTGACATATAATGAAAACGGCACTAGAGAAGTTGATTACAGATAA
- a CDS encoding HAD-IIIC family phosphatase, producing MDRIKLIFVDLDNTFWNGILLEDNFSEISLNIPLVEKLIHLDKSGVLLAVVSRNHADEVEDALKSFGLSSLFVSCEISFKPKSEAIHNLLRFFRFAPSACLFVDDSAFERAEVRHAFPDMRTVSPEDFINLDDENMWAYASSYDAALTRKKSYVEERQRKNDEDSYCGTFRQFLKQSELTLKLSPASADSVGRISELAKRTNQINFSANRYSIEEVEQLLKSERFMCYVAEVSDRYGDYGLVGFACIRLEKESAVVQDLMLSCRVQSKGIESAIIVMLAEKVKSSGLKKMVGLFRPTRRNGQIAGAYQKLGFSPAGTCGEYQKFEIELDGCEFNSPAHISMVYCDASSDGGESGIPFVRNIVQDAVNRKFICGDILDVGAGWDGVLGEDCDEFLEIEGNKHIRLDMEKRARTDIVADATNMAVVGDETVDSVLCLEVLEHCANPFTLSSEILRVLRPGGCAVVSAPMNYVIHDTPGDYWRFTPDGLKMLFSDKITVVSEFVEGDSDFPVRTILIFRKK from the coding sequence TTGGATCGGATAAAACTTATTTTTGTGGATCTGGATAATACTTTCTGGAATGGAATTTTGCTTGAGGATAACTTTTCAGAAATCAGCCTTAATATTCCACTGGTAGAAAAGCTGATACATCTTGATAAATCGGGAGTCCTTTTGGCTGTCGTGAGCAGGAATCATGCTGACGAGGTTGAAGATGCTCTTAAATCCTTTGGATTGTCATCTCTTTTTGTCTCCTGTGAAATTTCTTTTAAGCCCAAATCTGAAGCTATTCATAATTTATTAAGATTTTTCCGTTTTGCTCCGTCAGCGTGTTTGTTTGTGGATGATTCTGCTTTTGAGAGAGCAGAGGTCCGGCATGCTTTCCCTGATATGAGAACCGTTTCCCCTGAAGATTTTATCAATCTTGATGATGAAAATATGTGGGCTTACGCAAGCTCCTATGATGCCGCTTTGACCCGGAAAAAATCTTATGTGGAAGAACGTCAGCGTAAAAATGACGAAGATTCATACTGCGGTACATTCAGGCAGTTCTTAAAACAAAGTGAGCTTACCCTTAAGCTTTCTCCCGCCTCGGCTGATTCTGTCGGCAGAATCAGCGAACTGGCCAAACGAACAAACCAGATAAATTTTTCCGCTAATAGATATTCAATTGAAGAAGTGGAGCAGCTTCTAAAATCTGAACGCTTTATGTGCTATGTTGCCGAAGTTTCAGACCGCTACGGGGATTATGGCCTTGTTGGTTTTGCCTGTATCCGGCTGGAAAAGGAGTCTGCAGTGGTACAGGATTTAATGCTTTCCTGCCGGGTTCAGAGTAAAGGTATCGAATCGGCAATAATTGTGATGCTCGCAGAAAAAGTTAAATCTTCCGGTTTGAAAAAAATGGTTGGATTGTTTCGCCCTACACGCCGTAACGGTCAGATTGCAGGAGCCTATCAGAAATTAGGATTTTCCCCCGCAGGAACCTGCGGAGAGTATCAGAAATTTGAAATAGAGCTTGATGGCTGTGAATTTAATTCTCCAGCCCACATCAGCATGGTCTATTGTGATGCCTCCTCTGACGGAGGAGAATCAGGAATCCCGTTTGTCCGCAATATTGTTCAGGATGCTGTGAATCGGAAATTTATTTGTGGTGATATACTTGATGTAGGTGCCGGTTGGGATGGAGTTTTAGGCGAAGACTGTGATGAATTTTTAGAAATTGAAGGTAATAAACATATCCGTCTTGATATGGAGAAAAGAGCCCGCACCGACATTGTGGCGGATGCCACGAACATGGCTGTTGTCGGCGATGAAACTGTTGATTCGGTACTGTGTCTTGAGGTTCTGGAACATTGTGCCAACCCGTTTACCCTAAGCTCTGAAATTTTGAGGGTTCTGCGTCCCGGTGGATGTGCAGTTGTTTCAGCCCCTATGAATTATGTTATTCATGATACTCCGGGTGACTATTGGCGTTTTACTCCGGATGGCCTCAAAATGTTGTTTTCTGATAAAATAACTGTTGTTTCTGAATTTGTAGAAGGAGATAGCGATTTTCCTGTAAGGACTATTCTGATCTTTAGAAAAAAATAA